In Rhipicephalus microplus isolate Deutch F79 chromosome 9, USDA_Rmic, whole genome shotgun sequence, one genomic interval encodes:
- the LOC142771251 gene encoding sodium- and chloride-dependent glycine transporter 2-like yields the protein MPPAGLRRFCTDIEFMTGDPPGMALKICWAVLCPLCLTWIVIADLFLYGEPVTLGEYTFPVWVNVVGTCAVLVAVQIIAAFAVHHLRSCGYDLHKALLPSPNWGPRDPTDHREYVHFLQERGMGGPTEQEPKQPAQPSLGEGTKKGAVSPQSANTASHDQPATPTEAVAPLPNSAPAKA from the exons ATGCCGCCTGCAGGACTTCGGCGCTTCTGCACCGACATCGAGTTCATGACCGGCGACCCGCCCGGCATGGCGCTCAAGATCTGCTGGGCCGTGCTCTGCCCGCTGTGCCTCACG TGGATCGTGATCGCCGACCTGTTCCTGTACGGCGAGCCGGTGACGCTGGGCGAGTACACGTTCCCGGTGTGGGTGAACGTGGTCGGCACGTGCGCCGTCCTCGTGGCCGTCCAGATAATCGCCGCGTTCGCCGTCCACCACCTGCGCAGCTGCGGATAC GACCTGCACAAGGCTCTGCTTCCGTCCCCCAACTGGGGACCCAGGGACCCCACTGACCACCGGGAGTACGTTCACTTTCTGCAAGAGCGCGGAATGGGAGGTCCAACCGAGCAGGAGCCGAAGCAGCCTGCGCAGCCGTCGCTGGGCGAAGGAACCAAAAAGGGCGCCGTTTCGCCGCAGTCGGCCAACACTGCCAGTCACGATCAGCCTGCCACGCCGACGGAAGCTGTTGCGCCTCTGCCCAATAGCGCGCCGGCTAAAGCTTGA